In Strigops habroptila isolate Jane chromosome 7, bStrHab1.2.pri, whole genome shotgun sequence, the following are encoded in one genomic region:
- the HNRNPDL gene encoding heterogeneous nuclear ribonucleoprotein D-like: MEDATEMSSGQEEFAEGSKINASKNQQDDGKMFIGGLSWDTSKKDLTEYLSRFGEVVDCTIKTDPVTGRSRGFGFVLFKDAASVEKVLELKEHKLDGKLIDPKRAKALKGKEPPKKVFVGGLSPDTSEEQIKEYFGAFGEIENIELPMDTKTNERRGFCFITYTDEEPVKKLLESRYHQIGSGKCEIKVAQPKEVYRQQQQQQKGGKSNTTGGRGGGRGRGRGQGQNWNQGFNNYYDQGYGNYNSAYSDQSYSGYGGYDYSGYNYPNYGYGPGYTDYSGQQSTYGKASRGGGNHQNNYQPY; the protein is encoded by the exons ATGGAGGACGCGACCGAGATGAGCAGCGGCCAGGAGGAGTTCGCCGAGGGCTCCAAGATCAACGCGAGCAAGAACCAGCAGGATGACGG GAAAATGTTTATTGGAGGCCTCAGCTGGGACACCAGCAAGAAAGACTTGACAGAGTATCTCTCTCGTTTTGGCGAGGTTGTGGACTGTACGATTAAAACAGACCCGGTCACTGGGAGGTCGagggggtttgggtttgtgctcTTCAAGGACGCTGCCAGTGTGGAGAAG GTGTTGGAACTGAAGGAACACAAACTGGATGGGAAGTTAATAGATCCTAAACGGGCAAAAGCCTTAAAAGGGAAGGAGCCAccaaaaaaagtgtttgttgGTGGGTTGAGTCCAGATACATCTGAAGAACAGATAAAGGAGTACTTTGGTGCTTTTGGCGAG ATTGAAAACATTGAGCTTCCCATGGACACAAAGACAAATGAAAGGAGAGGCTTCTGTTTTATCACGTACACAGATGAAGAGCCAGTAAAGAAGTTACTAGAAAGCAGATACCATCAAATTGGTTCAGGCAAG TGTGAGATCAAAGTAGCACAGCCCAAAGAGGTATacaggcaacagcagcagcagcagaaaggaggaaagagcaaTACGACTGGTGGACGAGGAGGTGGAAGGGGGCGTGGACGAG GTCAGGGACAAAACTGGAATCAAGGATTTAATAACTACTATGATCAAGGATATGGGAACTACAATAGTGCTTACAGTGATCAAAGCTACAGTGGCTATGGAGGCTATGACTACTCCGGGTACAACTATCCCAATTACGGATATGGGCCAGGATACACAGATTACAGTG GTCAGCAAAGCACATACGGAAAGGCGTCCCGTGGTGGCGGCAATCACCAAAACAACTACCAGCCGTACTGA